In Risungbinella massiliensis, a single window of DNA contains:
- a CDS encoding GNAT family N-acetyltransferase, which yields MIFRILSKKDITDSVILLNQYLSFGLAKKESLERHIGNNSALVCEVDGKVVGFALALQIEKIEEELLNHHDMISKLPFDKELSIFKQIVVDKGYRNKGIADKLVKSIISRLQNRRIFALAWKKPVDYCIERILVNNGFKEIMIKEFFWYEDSLLNNYGCPYCGGACKCPAVLFLK from the coding sequence ATGATTTTTAGAATTCTTTCAAAGAAAGATATTACAGATTCAGTGATACTGCTAAATCAATATTTATCATTCGGTTTAGCTAAAAAGGAAAGTCTAGAGCGACATATAGGTAATAATTCGGCACTAGTTTGTGAAGTAGATGGAAAAGTAGTGGGATTTGCATTAGCTCTTCAAATAGAAAAAATCGAAGAAGAATTATTAAATCATCATGACATGATATCTAAATTGCCATTTGATAAGGAGTTATCTATTTTCAAGCAAATTGTTGTAGATAAAGGATATAGAAATAAGGGTATTGCTGACAAGTTAGTAAAAAGTATTATATCGAGGCTACAAAACAGGAGGATCTTTGCGTTAGCATGGAAGAAACCAGTTGATTATTGTATTGAAAGAATTCTTGTGAATAATGGATTTAAAGAAATAATGATCAAAGAATTTTTCTGGTATGAAGATAGTCTTTTAAATAACTATGGTTGCCCTTATTGTGGTGGTGCTTGTAAGTGTCCAGCGGTACTTTTTCTAAAATAG